In a genomic window of Paramicrobacterium chengjingii:
- a CDS encoding metal ABC transporter solute-binding protein, Zn/Mn family codes for MHKRSIAALIVAPAVILSLAGCQSTDAAEQSDALSIVASTNVYGDIAAAIAGDAAEVTSIIDSSAQDPHSYEASAQDRLAVSKADVVIENGGGYDGFMDDLIADSEPTVLNAAELSGLMPESDEHAHEHEDEADHEHEGHDHVEGFNEHVWYSFDAMDHLAKHIAEELSELDPDNASSFDDNYADFSAELENLHESVHAIGEAAEGASVLISEPVPLYLLEDAGLDNKTPEAFSEAVEEGTDVSASTMQEMLGLVKSGDISLLAYNEQTSGSITEKVKDAAEAADVPVVSFTETLPDGEGYVSWMTANIDALSEVFTA; via the coding sequence ATGCACAAACGCTCAATCGCCGCCCTCATCGTCGCTCCCGCCGTCATCCTTTCGCTCGCGGGGTGCCAATCGACGGATGCTGCGGAGCAGAGTGATGCACTCTCTATCGTTGCCTCGACGAACGTGTACGGCGACATCGCAGCGGCAATCGCCGGAGATGCCGCCGAGGTGACATCGATCATCGACTCGAGCGCCCAAGACCCTCACTCGTACGAGGCCAGCGCTCAGGATCGCCTGGCAGTCAGCAAGGCCGACGTCGTGATCGAGAACGGGGGAGGTTACGACGGCTTCATGGACGACCTGATCGCTGACTCAGAGCCCACTGTGCTGAACGCAGCGGAGCTCTCGGGACTCATGCCCGAGTCTGATGAGCACGCGCATGAGCATGAAGATGAGGCCGACCACGAGCACGAAGGGCACGACCACGTCGAGGGATTCAATGAGCACGTCTGGTACAGCTTCGATGCCATGGATCACCTTGCCAAGCACATCGCAGAAGAGCTCAGCGAGCTCGACCCCGACAATGCGAGCTCGTTCGACGACAACTACGCCGATTTCTCGGCAGAGCTCGAGAACCTACATGAATCGGTCCACGCGATCGGAGAAGCCGCTGAGGGGGCCTCTGTGCTGATCAGCGAGCCGGTGCCGCTGTATTTGCTTGAGGATGCCGGTTTGGACAACAAGACGCCGGAAGCCTTCAGCGAGGCTGTTGAAGAAGGCACAGACGTCTCGGCATCCACAATGCAAGAGATGCTTGGCCTCGTGAAATCGGGAGACATCTCTCTGCTCGCATACAATGAGCAGACGAGCGGTTCCATCACAGAGAAGGTGAAGGATGCCGCTGAAGCAGCCGATGTTCCCGTGGTGTCGTTCACCGAGACCCTGCCCGACGGCGAGGGATATGTCAGCTGGATGACCGCAAACATCGACGCTCTGAGCGAGGTCTTCACCGCGTGA
- the rpsN gene encoding 30S ribosomal protein S14, with protein MAKKSKIARNEQRKQVVARYEEKRRELKKALVDPNGTDESREAARVGLQKLPRNASPVRVRNRDAIDGRPRGHLKAFGISRVRFREMAHRGELPGVTKSSW; from the coding sequence ATGGCTAAGAAAAGCAAAATCGCGCGCAACGAGCAGCGCAAGCAGGTCGTTGCCCGCTACGAAGAGAAGCGTCGCGAGCTGAAGAAGGCTCTCGTTGACCCCAATGGCACAGACGAGTCGCGTGAAGCAGCCCGCGTGGGCCTGCAGAAGCTTCCGCGCAACGCCTCACCGGTCCGCGTCCGCAACCGCGACGCGATCGACGGACGTCCGCGTGGACACCTCAAGGCATTCGGCATCTCGCGCGTTCGCTTCCGCGAGATGGCACACCGTGGCGAGCTGCCCGGCGTGACCAAGTCGAGCTGGTAA
- a CDS encoding metal ABC transporter permease: MTPPMALLVRTASGDDLWSRLFNFENYGELLALVHNSVIAGAVLGIVGGLIGVFVMQRDMAFAVHGISELSFAGASAALLFGANVIAGSIAGALVSAIMIGLLGSRARDRNSIIGVLMPFGLGLGILFLALYPGRSANKFGLLTGQIIAVDDPRLGWLIAISAVVLVGLLWMWRPLSFDSLDADVAAARGVPTRFISLAFMVLLGLIVAVSVQIIGALLVLALVVTPAAAALRLSSSPIMVPVLAVTFGFVSAVGGILLAIGGSLPISPYITTISFAIYLIARLVGLRHKARPAVR; this comes from the coding sequence ATGACCCCACCCATGGCGCTGCTGGTTCGAACAGCATCCGGCGACGACTTGTGGTCGCGCCTGTTCAACTTCGAAAACTACGGCGAGCTGCTCGCGCTGGTGCACAACTCCGTGATCGCGGGTGCCGTGCTCGGCATCGTCGGCGGCTTGATCGGCGTTTTTGTCATGCAGCGTGACATGGCCTTCGCCGTCCATGGCATCAGTGAGCTGTCGTTCGCCGGGGCCTCTGCCGCGCTGCTCTTTGGTGCCAACGTGATCGCCGGGTCCATCGCGGGAGCACTCGTGTCGGCCATCATGATCGGGTTGCTTGGTTCACGAGCCCGCGACCGCAATTCAATCATCGGCGTGCTCATGCCGTTCGGTCTCGGCCTCGGCATCCTGTTTCTTGCGCTCTATCCGGGGCGCTCTGCCAACAAGTTCGGCCTGCTCACCGGGCAGATCATTGCTGTCGACGACCCGCGACTCGGATGGCTCATCGCCATCTCTGCCGTCGTGCTCGTCGGCCTGTTGTGGATGTGGCGCCCGTTGAGCTTCGACAGCCTCGATGCCGATGTTGCTGCAGCACGTGGGGTTCCGACGCGATTCATCTCGCTCGCGTTCATGGTTCTTCTCGGGCTCATCGTGGCGGTGTCCGTTCAGATCATCGGCGCGCTTCTCGTGCTGGCACTCGTCGTGACCCCGGCCGCGGCAGCGCTTCGGCTCTCGAGCTCGCCCATCATGGTTCCGGTGCTTGCCGTGACATTCGGATTCGTCTCCGCCGTGGGCGGCATCCTTCTTGCCATTGGTGGCTCCCTGCCGATCAGCCCGTACATCACGACGATCTCGTTCGCGATCTACCTGATTGCACGGCTCGTCGGGCTCAGGCACAAGGCGCGTCCTGCCGTGCGTTGA
- a CDS encoding Fur family transcriptional regulator, giving the protein MVVRRNTWQREAVRDALDSTDGFVSAQGLHSQLKDSGSHIGLATVYRALADLATDGDADSLQSPEGESLYRACESSGHHHHLICRTCGVTVEIEAGEVERWARNVAAEHGFTDARHIVDIFGLCPKCAAAQKSS; this is encoded by the coding sequence ATGGTAGTGAGACGCAATACGTGGCAGCGTGAAGCTGTGCGAGACGCGTTAGACTCCACTGACGGTTTCGTCAGCGCACAGGGTCTTCATTCGCAACTGAAAGACTCGGGGTCCCACATCGGCCTCGCGACGGTCTACCGTGCGCTTGCCGATCTCGCCACAGACGGGGATGCCGACTCGCTGCAGTCCCCGGAGGGCGAGTCGCTGTATCGTGCGTGCGAGAGCTCGGGGCATCATCACCACCTGATCTGTCGCACGTGCGGTGTTACCGTCGAGATCGAAGCGGGCGAGGTTGAGCGGTGGGCTCGCAACGTCGCCGCTGAGCATGGCTTCACCGATGCCAGGCACATCGTCGACATCTTTGGGCTGTGCCCGAAGTGCGCGGCTGCGCAGAAGTCATCCTGA
- the rpmB gene encoding 50S ribosomal protein L28, with protein sequence MAAVCQVTGAVPGFGHNISHSHRRTKRRFDPNIQKKTYYVPSLRRKVTLTLSAKGIKVIDARGIESVVKDLLARGEKI encoded by the coding sequence ATGGCAGCAGTGTGCCAGGTGACCGGAGCCGTTCCCGGCTTCGGACACAACATCTCGCACTCGCACCGACGCACCAAGCGTCGTTTCGACCCGAACATCCAGAAGAAGACGTACTACGTTCCGTCACTTCGACGTAAGGTGACGCTCACCCTGAGCGCCAAGGGCATCAAGGTCATCGACGCACGCGGCATCGAGTCCGTCGTCAAAGACCTTCTCGCACGTGGGGAGAAGATCTAA
- a CDS encoding metal ABC transporter ATP-binding protein, whose translation MTHHQHPSDPVVSLRGAGLRFGDRTLWSNLDLDVCPGEFLAVLGPNGSGKTTLLRALLGQQELTTGTITINDHPVRRGDRQIGYIPQQKLIPAGTPMRARDLVALGVNGHRFGIPMSRRAEKRRVDDLLDAVGATSYAEEPVGSLSGGEQQRLRVGQALAADPSILLCDEPLLSLDLHHQRGVSELIDARRREAGTAVLFVTHDVNPVLNMVDRILYFAGGKFLEGTPDEVLRSDVLSTLYGTPVECIRTGGRVVVVGIPDAETTHHHDHEGVA comes from the coding sequence GTGACCCACCATCAGCATCCCAGCGACCCGGTCGTCTCACTGCGAGGCGCCGGGCTTCGCTTTGGTGACCGCACACTCTGGTCGAATCTCGACCTCGACGTGTGCCCCGGAGAATTTCTCGCGGTGCTCGGACCGAACGGCTCCGGTAAGACGACGCTGCTTAGGGCGCTGCTCGGCCAACAGGAGCTGACGACGGGCACCATCACCATCAACGATCATCCGGTGCGTCGCGGCGACAGACAGATTGGCTATATTCCACAGCAGAAGCTGATTCCTGCAGGCACTCCAATGCGCGCCCGCGATCTCGTGGCGCTTGGAGTCAACGGTCATCGGTTCGGTATTCCGATGTCGCGGCGTGCAGAGAAGCGGCGCGTTGATGATCTGCTCGACGCTGTCGGTGCGACCTCTTACGCGGAGGAGCCGGTTGGCAGCCTCTCTGGCGGTGAGCAGCAGCGGCTGCGTGTGGGCCAGGCACTCGCTGCCGATCCCAGCATCCTGCTGTGCGACGAGCCATTGCTCAGTCTCGACCTGCACCATCAGCGCGGAGTGAGTGAGCTCATTGATGCCCGCAGACGTGAGGCGGGCACCGCCGTGTTGTTCGTCACTCACGACGTCAACCCCGTTTTGAACATGGTGGACCGCATTCTCTACTTTGCCGGCGGGAAGTTTCTGGAGGGCACGCCAGACGAAGTGCTGCGCTCGGACGTTCTCTCGACGCTGTACGGCACCCCCGTCGAGTGCATCCGAACGGGCGGCCGGGTCGTCGTTGTGGGCATTCCGGATGCCGAGACCACGCACCACCACGATCATGAGGGCGTGGCATGA
- a CDS encoding quaternary amine ABC transporter ATP-binding protein, with the protein MSETVALVAQNLYKVFGRRPKEVIKRLKAGESRDSLTSMGTAAVIDASFEVKHGEIFVVMGLSGSGKSTLIRMLNGLWETSEGAVTIGDTSITGISDKDLRDVRRKRISMVFQHFALMPHRTVLDNVAYGLEIQGMTKVERQQKALEWVGRVGLTGWEDKLPSQLSGGMQQRVGLARALAADTDILLMDEAFSALDPLIRREMQEQLVELQQELGKTIIFITHDLNEAMFLGDRIAVMRDGRIVQIGAPDDILTDPANDYVAQFVQDVDRARVLTASGVMEPARSVITATAGPRGALRTMRDLQTSAVFVVGNGRKLLGVVRDRDVMRAVKDGEKDIMSILRHDTPSVGPDQHLVDLFGISAESTLPVAVVDDDNRLLGAIPRVTLLASLGNVPSTTTEIPVVEPPVTVPVEAMTETLRESGGEEPAADEAPATDEGSAN; encoded by the coding sequence GTGTCAGAAACCGTAGCGTTAGTAGCCCAGAATCTCTATAAAGTCTTCGGCCGTCGGCCTAAAGAGGTCATCAAACGACTCAAGGCCGGGGAATCGCGCGATTCCCTGACGTCGATGGGCACCGCCGCGGTCATCGACGCCAGCTTCGAGGTCAAGCATGGCGAGATCTTCGTCGTCATGGGGCTGAGCGGCTCGGGAAAATCGACGCTCATCCGCATGCTCAATGGTCTCTGGGAGACAAGCGAGGGAGCCGTGACCATCGGTGACACCTCAATTACGGGCATCTCCGATAAAGATCTTCGCGACGTTCGTCGCAAGCGCATCTCGATGGTGTTTCAGCACTTTGCACTTATGCCGCATCGCACCGTGCTCGACAACGTGGCGTACGGCCTGGAGATCCAGGGGATGACCAAGGTCGAGCGTCAGCAGAAGGCGCTCGAGTGGGTGGGACGCGTCGGCCTCACGGGGTGGGAAGACAAACTTCCGAGCCAGTTGTCCGGCGGGATGCAGCAGCGCGTCGGTCTTGCTCGCGCGCTCGCTGCGGACACCGACATTCTGCTGATGGACGAGGCGTTCTCTGCCCTCGATCCGCTCATTCGACGGGAGATGCAGGAGCAGCTCGTCGAACTGCAGCAGGAGCTGGGCAAGACGATCATCTTCATCACGCACGATCTCAACGAGGCGATGTTCCTCGGTGACCGCATCGCGGTGATGCGCGACGGACGGATCGTGCAGATTGGCGCACCGGACGACATTCTCACCGACCCGGCAAACGATTACGTCGCCCAGTTCGTGCAAGATGTCGACCGCGCACGCGTGCTGACAGCATCCGGTGTCATGGAGCCTGCCCGCTCCGTGATCACGGCAACGGCCGGCCCTCGCGGTGCATTGCGCACGATGCGCGACCTGCAGACTTCCGCAGTGTTCGTCGTCGGCAACGGCCGCAAGCTCCTCGGCGTTGTGCGCGACCGCGACGTCATGCGCGCGGTCAAGGACGGCGAGAAAGACATCATGTCGATTCTGCGCCACGACACCCCGAGTGTCGGCCCTGATCAGCACCTCGTCGATCTCTTCGGCATCTCCGCTGAGTCGACGCTTCCCGTCGCCGTCGTCGACGATGACAATCGTCTGCTCGGCGCCATCCCGCGCGTCACGCTTCTTGCATCACTCGGCAACGTTCCGTCGACGACCACAGAGATTCCCGTGGTCGAGCCGCCCGTGACGGTTCCCGTCGAGGCAATGACCGAAACGCTGCGAGAGTCTGGCGGCGAGGAACCCGCTGCCGACGAAGCGCCGGCTACAGATGAAGGGAGTGCCAACTGA
- a CDS encoding glycine betaine ABC transporter substrate-binding protein — translation MKKRILAVAAMATAAILGVTGCSGDAGGSGGGSEDKGEITIGVFNGWPEGEAASYVWKSVLEDKGYTVKLEYADAGPVFAGVADGTYDFALDGWLPLTHKDYFDKFGDDIVDLGSWNDDAKLTLAVNADAPIDSIEELAANADKFNNKIIGIEAGAGLTKATQDAVIPEYGLEDMEFITSSTPAMLAELKKALDADENIVVTLWRPHWAYDAFDIKDLEDPKKALGEAESIHTFTSSSFEEDFPEVNEWLSNFKMDSDLLFSLENVMYNTDEEVKDFTPVVEDWMAENQDYVDGLTK, via the coding sequence ATGAAGAAGCGTATTCTCGCTGTGGCCGCCATGGCCACGGCCGCTATTCTCGGCGTGACGGGATGCTCCGGCGATGCCGGAGGCTCCGGTGGAGGCAGCGAAGACAAGGGTGAAATCACGATTGGTGTCTTCAACGGCTGGCCCGAGGGCGAGGCCGCCTCGTACGTGTGGAAGTCGGTTCTCGAAGACAAGGGCTACACCGTCAAGCTCGAGTACGCAGACGCCGGCCCCGTTTTCGCCGGTGTTGCCGACGGAACATATGACTTTGCGCTCGACGGATGGCTTCCACTGACGCACAAAGACTACTTCGACAAGTTCGGCGACGACATCGTCGACCTCGGCTCGTGGAACGACGATGCCAAGCTCACGCTCGCTGTGAACGCCGACGCTCCGATCGACTCGATTGAAGAGCTTGCTGCCAACGCTGACAAGTTCAACAACAAGATCATCGGCATCGAGGCGGGCGCTGGTCTCACGAAGGCAACGCAGGACGCCGTTATTCCTGAGTACGGCCTCGAAGACATGGAATTCATCACGTCGTCGACACCCGCGATGCTTGCCGAGCTGAAGAAGGCGCTCGACGCTGACGAGAACATCGTTGTGACGCTGTGGCGCCCGCACTGGGCATACGATGCCTTCGACATCAAGGACCTCGAGGACCCGAAGAAGGCCCTTGGCGAAGCTGAGTCGATTCACACCTTCACGAGCTCGAGCTTCGAGGAGGACTTCCCCGAGGTCAACGAGTGGCTGAGCAACTTCAAGATGGACTCGGATCTGCTGTTCTCGCTCGAGAACGTCATGTACAACACCGACGAGGAAGTTAAGGACTTCACGCCGGTTGTTGAGGACTGGATGGCAGAAAACCAGGACTACGTCGACGGCCTCACCAAGTAG
- the rpmG gene encoding 50S ribosomal protein L33, whose product MAKAQDVRPIIKLRSTAGTGFTYVTRKNRRNNPDRLVLKKYDPVVRKHVDFREER is encoded by the coding sequence ATGGCTAAGGCACAAGACGTCCGCCCGATCATCAAGCTTCGTTCGACGGCAGGTACGGGATTCACCTATGTGACCCGCAAGAACCGTCGCAACAACCCAGACCGACTCGTGCTGAAGAAATATGACCCTGTGGTCCGCAAGCACGTTGACTTCCGCGAGGAGCGATAA
- a CDS encoding ABC transporter permease → MMDFRLPLGSWIEDFSDFITDKLSLLFDIIAAIFGGFYEGVDWLFATPPFWVIVIVLVVLGFFARGWLFAVGTAVGLVVVLSVDQWDNAMHTLALTLVAAAIAVVVAIPVGIWAARSSAASSVIRPILDFLQTMPAFVYLIPAIILFSVGVVPGIVATIIFAIAPGVRLTELGIRGVDSEVVEAGQAFGASPSRILFQIQLPLARPSIMAGVNQVIMLSLSMVVIAAMVGAPGLGKDIVQALQSIDLGLGFESGLSVVILAIILDRLTASLGGGGKKKRVKSTRSDDASKQASDDAEQTEAAGPKRAPAAGISGL, encoded by the coding sequence CTGATGGACTTCAGACTTCCCCTCGGCAGCTGGATCGAAGACTTCAGCGATTTCATTACAGACAAGCTGTCACTGTTATTCGACATTATCGCGGCGATCTTCGGTGGTTTCTACGAAGGCGTCGACTGGCTCTTTGCCACTCCGCCGTTCTGGGTGATCGTCATTGTGCTGGTCGTGCTCGGGTTCTTCGCTCGCGGGTGGCTCTTCGCCGTTGGCACGGCGGTCGGGCTCGTTGTCGTGCTCTCCGTCGACCAGTGGGACAACGCGATGCACACGCTTGCATTGACGCTTGTCGCCGCAGCCATCGCCGTCGTCGTCGCGATCCCGGTGGGTATCTGGGCTGCCCGTTCCAGCGCTGCGTCATCGGTCATCCGACCGATCCTCGATTTTCTGCAGACGATGCCTGCCTTCGTCTATCTGATCCCCGCGATCATCCTGTTCAGCGTCGGTGTCGTCCCCGGCATCGTGGCGACCATCATCTTTGCGATCGCACCAGGCGTGCGACTCACAGAGCTGGGTATTCGCGGAGTCGATTCTGAGGTTGTGGAGGCCGGGCAGGCGTTCGGTGCATCGCCGAGCCGCATCCTCTTCCAGATCCAGTTGCCACTAGCGCGGCCGAGCATCATGGCCGGGGTCAACCAGGTCATCATGCTCTCGCTGTCGATGGTCGTTATCGCGGCGATGGTTGGTGCCCCCGGCCTGGGCAAGGACATCGTTCAGGCGCTGCAGTCAATCGACCTCGGCCTTGGTTTTGAATCAGGTCTGTCGGTCGTCATCCTCGCGATCATTCTCGATCGGCTTACCGCGTCACTTGGCGGCGGTGGCAAGAAGAAGCGAGTCAAGTCCACGCGTTCCGATGACGCATCGAAGCAGGCATCAGATGACGCCGAGCAGACCGAGGCTGCGGGCCCCAAACGGGCACCTGCGGCCGGAATCAGCGGGCTCTGA